The proteins below come from a single Geobacillus thermoleovorans genomic window:
- a CDS encoding transporter suffix domain-containing protein: MHHIGVGFIIASFVVWVIPPIAPFLPFSTAAKASIVAVAIVAAEIMFWIGALLVGKEAASKLKKYWDLKHWRIKRRLSDQTNDGEQCQDGSREMTTMKK; the protein is encoded by the coding sequence ATGCATCACATTGGCGTCGGGTTCATCATCGCATCGTTCGTCGTTTGGGTCATTCCGCCCATCGCGCCATTTTTACCGTTTTCGACTGCGGCCAAAGCGTCGATCGTTGCGGTTGCCATTGTGGCGGCGGAAATCATGTTTTGGATCGGGGCGCTGTTGGTTGGAAAGGAAGCGGCGTCGAAGCTGAAGAAGTATTGGGATCTGAAACATTGGCGAATAAAACGGCGGTTGTCGGATCAAACCAATGATGGCGAACAATGCCAAGACGGATCGCGAGAGATGACAACGATGAAGAAATGA
- a CDS encoding ABC transporter ATP-binding protein → MTKQVTLAVKELRKTIRGKEIIKGISFELHEGEVFGFLGPNGAGKTTTIRMLVGLIRPTSGTVAICGYDLHRQFTDAIRQIGCIVENPEMYPYLTGWENLEHFARMMPGIGADRIMEVAKLVGLEQRIHDRVGTYSLGMRQRLGIAQALLGKPKVLILDEPTNGLDPAGIREMRAFIRFLAETEGLSVLVSSHLLSEIQLMCDRVAIMAKGRLLAVDTVERLLNQQARVVWKAAPTDRARALLAAETEVLRADEETIVTPYEPSRLAAWNAKLVQAGVSVSEIEPRLPTLEDLFIELTGGETIE, encoded by the coding sequence ATGACCAAACAGGTGACGTTAGCGGTCAAAGAGCTGCGGAAAACGATTCGCGGCAAGGAAATTATTAAAGGCATTTCGTTTGAGTTGCATGAGGGGGAAGTATTCGGTTTTTTAGGGCCGAACGGCGCGGGAAAAACGACGACGATCCGCATGCTCGTCGGGCTCATTCGGCCGACGTCGGGGACGGTGGCGATTTGCGGGTATGATCTTCACCGCCAGTTTACCGACGCGATCCGCCAGATCGGCTGCATCGTCGAAAACCCAGAAATGTATCCGTATTTAACAGGCTGGGAAAACCTTGAACATTTCGCCCGCATGATGCCGGGAATTGGTGCAGATCGGATCATGGAAGTGGCGAAGCTCGTCGGCCTTGAACAGCGCATCCATGACCGAGTGGGCACGTATTCGCTCGGCATGCGGCAGCGGCTCGGCATCGCTCAGGCGCTGCTTGGAAAGCCGAAGGTGCTCATTTTGGACGAGCCGACCAACGGCCTTGACCCGGCCGGCATTCGCGAAATGCGCGCCTTCATCCGCTTTTTGGCGGAAACGGAAGGGTTGAGCGTCCTTGTTTCATCGCATTTGTTAAGTGAAATTCAATTAATGTGCGACCGCGTCGCCATTATGGCGAAAGGACGGCTCTTGGCCGTGGACACGGTTGAGCGGCTGTTAAACCAACAGGCGCGCGTCGTCTGGAAAGCCGCTCCAACGGATCGGGCGCGGGCGCTGTTAGCGGCGGAAACCGAGGTGTTGCGCGCCGATGAAGAGACGATCGTCACGCCATATGAGCCGTCGAGACTAGCCGCTTGGAACGCCAAGCTTGTCCAAGCCGGCGTCTCGGTTTCGGAAATTGAACCGCGGCTGCCGACGCTCGAGGACTTGTTTATCGAGCTGACAGGGGGCGAAACGATTGAGTAA
- a CDS encoding SGNH/GDSL hydrolase family protein, producing the protein MRRSTVALLIAVAALSGVLWLGGLALAVQDQFFSAAKPPTKEQRPPTAETRQHDEKMDIVALGDSLTRGTGDESGKGYVGYMVDELRRQTDKPIRVTNLAIRGLRSDGLLRQLGQPEIQRQVAMADLIVMTIGGNDLFQGGEALKLDRKQLNEAKRRYVANLDRIFAALRRFNSEAVIFAIGLYNPFGDLDDAKWTSAVVRDWNFASAEVAARYPNIVAVPTFDLFALHVNDYLYSDHFHPNAAGYKRIGERVASLITLTEEGEQ; encoded by the coding sequence ATGCGACGGAGCACAGTTGCGCTTCTCATAGCCGTTGCCGCCCTGTCCGGAGTGCTTTGGCTTGGCGGCCTGGCATTGGCGGTGCAAGACCAGTTTTTTTCGGCCGCCAAGCCGCCGACGAAAGAACAACGGCCGCCGACGGCTGAAACAAGGCAACATGACGAGAAAATGGATATTGTTGCTCTTGGCGATTCGTTGACGAGAGGAACGGGCGATGAAAGCGGAAAAGGGTATGTCGGCTATATGGTCGATGAGCTTCGCCGGCAAACGGATAAGCCGATCCGTGTGACGAACTTGGCCATCCGCGGCCTTCGCTCTGACGGACTGCTTCGCCAGCTTGGCCAGCCTGAGATTCAGCGGCAAGTCGCCATGGCGGATCTTATTGTGATGACCATCGGCGGCAACGACTTGTTTCAAGGCGGGGAAGCGTTGAAACTGGATCGAAAGCAGCTGAATGAGGCGAAACGGCGATATGTAGCCAACCTAGACCGCATTTTCGCCGCGCTGCGCCGCTTCAACAGCGAAGCGGTCATTTTTGCGATCGGTTTGTACAACCCGTTTGGCGATTTAGACGATGCCAAATGGACGTCGGCGGTTGTGCGCGATTGGAATTTTGCATCAGCGGAAGTGGCGGCCCGCTATCCGAACATCGTCGCGGTGCCGACGTTTGATTTGTTTGCCCTCCATGTCAACGACTATTTGTACAGCGACCATTTTCATCCAAACGCGGCAGGCTACAAGCGGATTGGAGAGCGCGTCGCCTCGCTCATCACGTTGACGGAGGAGGGTGAGCAATGA